A stretch of the Archangium violaceum genome encodes the following:
- a CDS encoding HAD family hydrolase yields MLTIFDCDGVLIDSELLAAGVHAELLTGLGFVISQEEVITRFTGLTDAQLRSVVTQQLGRPLPEDYRERSNLAIDRRLESVKPIAGVHALLDRLTGPRCVCSNSSTRRLKISMNAAGLWERFHPHIFSAPEVGRSKPAPDVFLHAARVFGVDPRDTLVIEDSSHGIEGAVAAGMRVIGFTGGGHSWPGHAETLANAGAMKVVSRLEDVGAAIEELSS; encoded by the coding sequence CGGCGTACTGATCGATTCGGAGCTCCTGGCGGCCGGCGTACACGCCGAGCTGCTGACCGGACTGGGTTTCGTGATCTCCCAGGAGGAGGTCATCACCCGCTTCACCGGGCTGACCGATGCGCAGCTCAGGAGCGTGGTCACCCAGCAGCTCGGGCGCCCTCTGCCTGAGGACTACCGTGAGCGTTCGAACCTCGCAATCGACCGCAGACTGGAGAGCGTGAAGCCCATCGCGGGCGTGCACGCGCTGCTCGATCGGCTCACGGGCCCACGCTGCGTGTGCTCGAACTCGAGCACCCGGCGGCTGAAGATCAGCATGAACGCCGCGGGCCTTTGGGAGCGCTTCCATCCTCACATCTTCTCGGCCCCCGAGGTGGGACGCTCGAAGCCCGCACCCGACGTCTTCCTGCACGCGGCCCGGGTGTTCGGGGTCGATCCACGAGACACGCTCGTCATCGAGGATTCGTCGCATGGTATCGAGGGGGCAGTCGCAGCCGGAATGAGGGTGATCGGTTTCACGGGAGGCGGGCATAGCTGGCCCGGTCATGCCGAGACCCTGGCGAACGCGGGGGCCATGAAGGTGGTGTCTCGGCTCGAGGACGTAGGGGCGGCCATCGAGGAGCTCTCCTCCTGA